A region of Chloracidobacterium sp. DNA encodes the following proteins:
- a CDS encoding ABC transporter permease, giving the protein MTARLNLFRESLSLAWDSIRANRTRSTLTILGVVVGVAVVVIVAALLQGAQVFVVNSTAGFAPDVLRIEKASFQDFGSDGQAFVEAKAKRPDIFIEDLEYLTVRLGDEIEFGAQADAALPARRGAKTLVGVIVQGVTPNITDLSNIKIAYGRGLTSTDDTYRRNVCIIGQDLVDELFPTTGAIGEDIQLGQIRYQVIGVAEPRGSSFGSSQDGFVQIPLGTFTRVFGARSRSLAILAKAKDTEKVSLVDVEERVRVAIRIQRKTIGTDKEDDFSFVTAKSVQAFSASLTGIVGTIVYPLTAISLFVGGIVVMNMMLSSVTERTREIGIRLAVGARRRDILMQFLIETTTLTVIGGVIGVMFAAGIIWLLVWATNLPLSLPIWAVMAAIGVSCAVGIVFGVIPARQAAALDPIEALRSE; this is encoded by the coding sequence TTGACCGCTAGATTAAATTTGTTTCGCGAATCGCTGTCCTTGGCATGGGACTCGATTCGTGCCAATCGAACGCGCTCGACGCTGACGATACTCGGAGTAGTCGTTGGAGTCGCTGTCGTTGTGATAGTAGCGGCATTATTGCAGGGTGCTCAAGTCTTCGTTGTCAATTCAACCGCCGGATTTGCGCCGGACGTGCTGCGGATCGAAAAGGCGTCTTTTCAAGATTTTGGTTCCGACGGCCAGGCTTTTGTTGAGGCTAAGGCAAAACGGCCTGACATCTTCATCGAGGATCTCGAGTATTTGACCGTGAGATTGGGCGACGAGATCGAATTTGGAGCACAAGCCGATGCCGCATTGCCTGCCAGGCGCGGTGCCAAAACGCTCGTTGGCGTGATCGTTCAAGGCGTTACGCCAAACATTACGGACCTATCTAATATAAAAATCGCGTACGGACGCGGTCTTACATCGACCGATGACACGTATCGGCGAAATGTCTGCATTATCGGCCAGGACCTGGTTGACGAGCTATTCCCGACGACGGGTGCGATCGGCGAAGATATTCAGCTCGGGCAGATCCGGTATCAGGTCATCGGCGTGGCCGAACCTCGAGGGTCCTCGTTTGGGTCTTCGCAGGACGGCTTTGTTCAGATCCCGCTTGGAACCTTTACTCGTGTCTTTGGCGCACGTTCGCGTTCGCTTGCCATACTCGCCAAGGCCAAAGACACAGAAAAGGTATCGCTTGTAGATGTCGAGGAACGTGTTCGCGTGGCTATTCGCATCCAACGTAAAACCATCGGCACTGACAAAGAGGACGATTTCAGCTTTGTCACTGCCAAGAGCGTTCAGGCATTTTCGGCGTCGTTGACCGGAATTGTTGGAACCATCGTTTATCCGTTGACGGCGATATCGCTCTTTGTCGGCGGCATTGTTGTTATGAACATGATGCTCTCGTCGGTGACCGAGCGAACGCGTGAGATAGGCATCCGATTAGCGGTTGGTGCGAGGCGGCGTGACATTCTGATGCAGTTTTTGATCGAGACGACGACGTTGACGGTGATCGGCGGAGTGATCGGCGTAATGTTTGCAGCAGGCATTATCTGGCTTCTGGTGTGGGCAACAAATCTGCCGCTTAGCCTTCCGATCTGGGCTGTTATGGCGGCGATCGGCGTGTCCTGCGCGGTGGGAATAGTTTTTGGCGTGATTCCGGCGAGACAGGCGGCAGCGCTGGACCCGATCGAGGCTCTTAGGTCGGAGTGA
- a CDS encoding arylesterase, translating into MRYCIRKTTVVSFIFLVVVLSSCARSNARPEAANKTLAMPQVATNKPKIIAFGDSLTAGFGLSEKESYPYLLQEKLKADGYDFEVINAGVSGDTSLGGLERSDWVLEQDNAKILILELGANDLLRGVPVAKMKDNLDKIIRKAKAKKLKILLCGMLAPPSMGSEYQRDFMMAFPDLATEHKVEFLPFLLENVALKKELNQADGIHPNAEGAKIMADNVYKALKPILTK; encoded by the coding sequence ATGCGTTATTGTATTCGAAAAACTACAGTTGTAAGTTTCATATTTCTCGTTGTTGTTCTTTCCTCTTGTGCGAGATCGAACGCTCGTCCCGAGGCCGCAAACAAAACGCTTGCGATGCCGCAAGTTGCGACTAATAAGCCGAAGATCATTGCCTTTGGCGACAGTCTGACAGCCGGATTTGGCTTGTCGGAAAAGGAATCTTATCCATATCTGTTACAGGAAAAGTTAAAGGCGGATGGTTACGATTTTGAGGTTATTAATGCCGGTGTGTCGGGTGATACAAGCCTCGGCGGCCTCGAACGCAGCGATTGGGTTTTGGAACAAGATAACGCCAAAATTCTTATCCTTGAACTCGGCGCTAACGACCTGCTTCGCGGCGTTCCGGTCGCGAAAATGAAGGATAACCTCGACAAAATAATCCGAAAAGCAAAGGCCAAAAAGTTGAAAATACTCCTCTGCGGAATGCTTGCTCCGCCGTCGATGGGCTCCGAATATCAGCGTGATTTTATGATGGCCTTTCCCGATCTCGCCACCGAACACAAGGTCGAGTTTCTGCCGTTCCTCCTCGAAAACGTTGCGTTAAAGAAAGAACTAAACCAAGCCGACGGCATCCACCCAAACGCCGAGGGCGCAAAGATAATGGCCGACAACGTTTACAAAGCTCTAAAGCCGATTCTCACGAAGTGA
- a CDS encoding trypsin-like peptidase domain-containing protein, whose protein sequence is MAYATVSAQYVSWPAGHETAAESVVTILLASDGDAHAVGSGLVVRADGYVMTQLSLVKGAREIQVRFRNGETYDKAEIVSTDERRNIAILKINAVGLRVIPNGTAEETQVGSRVFLFANPDGQFVSKNDLMLSSVQMADNIDGAGKGYRVLQISNTVAGNTAGALLLDERGYSLGMMTTTPGSKGQIAVPLSSVVGLIRSVQSNSTLTTSVKSPAPSQTPFPILQGSVLVPERGITPLSSKGPGSVVVKPKTVPDILALSKTIYVTSNTVSFKPDQMVNALNARKEMAEWNLSFVEERELADLILEIDHVLYTWKYTFKLYSQRLGTVVATGSRIIADGNLGAPYMADRFIEKVKIARGPEKATQSTMQPDNKADAKKNIDTPKDSKSTK, encoded by the coding sequence TTGGCCTATGCCACAGTCTCAGCTCAGTACGTTAGCTGGCCTGCGGGACATGAAACTGCGGCTGAATCCGTAGTGACGATTTTGCTTGCAAGTGATGGCGATGCTCATGCCGTCGGATCTGGCCTTGTTGTTCGTGCTGACGGCTACGTTATGACGCAGTTGAGCCTGGTCAAAGGCGCTCGCGAGATTCAGGTGCGGTTTAGAAACGGCGAGACTTACGATAAGGCTGAGATAGTCTCGACAGATGAGCGACGCAACATTGCGATCTTGAAGATAAACGCCGTCGGGCTTCGCGTCATTCCAAACGGCACCGCCGAAGAGACACAGGTCGGTTCGCGGGTGTTTTTGTTTGCAAATCCTGATGGACAGTTTGTATCGAAAAACGACCTCATGCTTTCCTCAGTTCAAATGGCCGACAATATTGACGGAGCAGGCAAAGGATATCGCGTTTTGCAGATCAGTAACACAGTCGCGGGCAATACAGCGGGAGCTTTGCTGCTCGATGAACGCGGATATTCGCTTGGGATGATGACGACTACTCCGGGGTCGAAAGGCCAAATCGCTGTCCCGCTTTCATCGGTCGTAGGACTTATTCGGTCGGTGCAATCAAATTCGACATTGACCACATCTGTGAAGAGCCCAGCACCTTCGCAAACGCCATTTCCCATTTTGCAAGGTTCCGTATTAGTTCCTGAGAGAGGGATAACACCGTTATCTTCCAAAGGCCCTGGATCGGTTGTTGTAAAGCCAAAAACCGTTCCAGATATATTGGCGCTTTCAAAAACTATTTACGTTACAAGCAACACCGTTAGTTTCAAGCCCGATCAGATGGTCAACGCTCTCAATGCGCGTAAAGAAATGGCAGAATGGAACCTTTCATTTGTTGAAGAACGAGAATTGGCAGATTTGATCCTGGAGATCGATCATGTGCTTTATACATGGAAATATACTTTCAAATTGTATAGCCAGCGGCTAGGAACTGTTGTTGCCACCGGCAGCCGAATAATCGCGGATGGCAATCTCGGGGCACCTTACATGGCAGATCGCTTTATTGAAAAAGTAAAAATCGCTCGTGGACCGGAGAAGGCTACACAGAGCACAATGCAACCGGACAACAAAGCTGACGCGAAAAAGAATATCGACACACCGAAAGATTCCAAATCGACCAAATGA
- a CDS encoding ABC transporter permease yields the protein MNIQGITDTWQTVIDSIRTNKLRAGLTLTGVIIGTAVVALVGAVLTGLSQRVQEVSDKSAPNVIYFTKQARIGPSLEQPTAEERQRKDFTLDDAIAVSELSSPQAVSPQKVRGSYGPSADVPKVTARSREGINPLILGVWENYPDVINVPIEKGRFFTETERRGRASVVVIGHGIAKQVFEELDPLGEDIKIDGKLFRVIGVLGKSTGEGVIGSDEIDERSMYIPFETSEKFYPEIEETLIAVRAPAGRVDEVTDEVTFLLRQRRGLKSTDANNFGVNRSEQIFQLVDDVINGLGVIVVPIALASLFVGGVGVMNIMLVSVKERTPEIGIRRALGATRGEILTQFLLEAITLTGLGGLSGIAAGLFLAFAVRSIISFPAAVPFWAIAAGFGASVMVGLIAGFYPALQASRLDPVEAMRRT from the coding sequence GTGAATATTCAAGGCATAACTGACACATGGCAAACGGTCATTGATTCAATACGCACCAATAAACTGCGTGCGGGCCTGACGTTGACCGGCGTCATTATCGGCACGGCGGTCGTTGCACTCGTCGGGGCGGTGCTCACCGGACTGTCGCAGCGGGTTCAGGAGGTGTCCGACAAGAGTGCTCCGAACGTCATTTATTTCACCAAACAGGCGCGGATCGGCCCTTCACTTGAGCAGCCGACGGCCGAGGAGCGTCAACGTAAGGATTTCACGCTTGATGATGCGATCGCCGTATCCGAACTGAGTTCGCCGCAAGCCGTATCGCCGCAAAAGGTTCGTGGAAGTTATGGTCCGTCGGCTGATGTGCCGAAGGTAACAGCCCGCTCACGCGAGGGTATTAATCCGCTGATCCTTGGCGTTTGGGAGAATTACCCCGACGTGATCAACGTGCCGATAGAGAAGGGCCGATTCTTTACCGAAACTGAGCGCCGCGGAAGGGCATCGGTCGTGGTTATTGGTCACGGCATTGCAAAGCAGGTTTTTGAGGAGCTCGATCCGCTTGGTGAGGATATCAAGATCGACGGCAAGCTCTTTCGCGTGATAGGGGTGCTCGGCAAATCGACGGGTGAAGGTGTGATCGGGAGCGATGAGATTGACGAGCGGTCGATGTATATTCCTTTCGAGACATCGGAAAAATTCTATCCTGAGATCGAAGAGACGCTGATCGCCGTCCGGGCTCCGGCGGGTCGAGTGGACGAGGTCACCGACGAAGTAACGTTCCTCTTGCGGCAACGACGCGGGCTGAAATCAACCGACGCCAATAACTTCGGCGTGAACCGCTCAGAACAGATATTCCAGCTCGTCGATGATGTTATCAATGGACTTGGCGTTATCGTCGTGCCGATCGCTCTCGCAAGCTTGTTTGTTGGTGGTGTCGGGGTTATGAATATAATGCTCGTGTCGGTCAAGGAGCGAACGCCCGAGATCGGTATCCGGCGGGCTCTCGGGGCGACCAGGGGCGAGATATTGACGCAGTTTTTGCTTGAGGCGATCACGTTGACAGGGCTAGGCGGCCTGAGCGGGATCGCGGCCGGGCTGTTCCTCGCTTTTGCCGTCAGAAGTATCATCAGCTTTCCCGCTGCTGTCCCGTTTTGGGCGATCGCGGCAGGATTTGGTGCATCTGTGATGGTGGGATTGATCGCGGGGTTTTATCCTGCGCTTCAGGCGTCGCGGCTCGATCCAGTCGAGGCGATGCGAAGAACTTAA
- a CDS encoding radical SAM protein: MFSDNFRRGEGKTKGMAGSKAVSKMADIGWKAFQAVNKAIPESESIQPGWAAEPLLKSYERTAPPLGFPRETDSLCPACVKSVRNGVISGDIPLEILMNSHPGEIKAQIVEENGQVVMKKTCPTHGEFVDVMATDPAFLERIESLFYGRDFKAAEDKHVHHHGTSDIKFGRGAVLTVDLTNRCNMMCNPCFMDANQVGYVHEPTFEDTKAILDRAVSFKPKRQIIILFSGGEPTLSPYFLDAVAYAKKVGFYRILAATNGIRYAEDIEFCKAAKEAGQHGVYLQFDGTNEEDNKHRGVGNLFDVKLKAIENLASVGIKVTLVTTIVNSWNNNGIGSIVKFAAENIDKVQTIAFQPVSFTGRDEDVSDKDRSEQRYTLAGMTHDLKNQLDGTLEPLRDWFPLSSYSAFTSVMDMLQGADAPWGWSSCNCHPNCGIFTLIVVNNKTNEMRSLFEFFNYEQFMKDVATITDTARGKKLTMAQLGMAIMRNYDASRAPEGFPISQIVNLFKPSSTTSNSDRNDRMQVERAADDVWRVLCVEGMWFQDLFNYDFRRTEMCVIPYGTQEGEISFCAYNTGVGWRQIIEEMHKTASLSEWYKEHGRHDVYAKGHEVPNIGKTRSLSLPVIAKVLEQDLDKASVSPYLVEEEEVVGV; the protein is encoded by the coding sequence ATGTTTAGCGATAATTTCAGACGCGGAGAAGGAAAAACGAAAGGTATGGCCGGATCGAAGGCCGTTTCTAAGATGGCTGATATCGGTTGGAAGGCTTTTCAGGCGGTAAATAAGGCCATTCCGGAAAGCGAGTCGATACAACCGGGCTGGGCCGCTGAGCCTTTGCTGAAATCGTACGAGCGTACCGCTCCGCCACTTGGGTTTCCGCGTGAGACGGACTCGCTTTGTCCGGCATGCGTCAAATCTGTTCGCAATGGCGTGATCTCAGGCGACATTCCGCTTGAGATATTGATGAATTCGCATCCCGGCGAGATCAAGGCTCAGATCGTCGAGGAAAACGGCCAGGTTGTGATGAAGAAAACCTGCCCGACGCATGGCGAGTTTGTCGATGTGATGGCAACCGATCCTGCGTTTCTCGAACGTATCGAATCGCTCTTTTACGGCCGAGATTTTAAGGCTGCTGAAGACAAGCACGTTCATCATCACGGCACGAGCGACATCAAATTTGGGCGCGGTGCGGTTCTTACTGTCGATCTCACAAACCGCTGCAACATGATGTGCAATCCGTGCTTTATGGATGCTAATCAGGTCGGCTACGTTCACGAGCCGACGTTTGAGGATACAAAAGCAATCCTAGATCGGGCGGTATCGTTCAAACCAAAACGTCAGATCATCATTCTGTTCTCGGGCGGCGAACCGACGCTTTCGCCTTACTTTTTAGACGCGGTCGCCTACGCTAAAAAGGTCGGTTTTTATCGAATCTTAGCCGCGACTAACGGTATCCGTTACGCCGAGGACATCGAGTTTTGCAAGGCAGCGAAAGAAGCCGGACAACATGGCGTTTACCTTCAGTTTGACGGAACAAACGAAGAAGATAACAAACATCGCGGTGTCGGAAATCTCTTTGATGTAAAGCTCAAGGCAATCGAGAATCTCGCTTCAGTCGGCATCAAGGTCACGCTCGTGACGACGATCGTTAATTCGTGGAACAACAACGGCATCGGCTCGATCGTAAAATTCGCTGCTGAGAATATCGACAAAGTTCAGACCATTGCGTTTCAGCCTGTGAGTTTTACCGGACGCGACGAAGATGTTTCTGACAAAGACCGCTCAGAACAGCGCTACACGCTTGCCGGAATGACGCACGATCTTAAAAACCAGCTCGACGGTACGCTTGAGCCGCTGCGTGATTGGTTTCCGTTGAGTTCTTATTCGGCATTTACTTCCGTGATGGACATGCTGCAAGGGGCCGATGCACCTTGGGGTTGGTCGTCGTGCAACTGCCATCCAAACTGCGGTATTTTCACGCTTATCGTCGTTAACAACAAGACGAACGAGATGCGTTCGCTTTTCGAGTTCTTTAACTACGAGCAGTTTATGAAGGACGTCGCGACGATCACCGACACTGCACGCGGCAAAAAACTCACGATGGCTCAACTCGGTATGGCAATCATGCGTAACTATGACGCATCGCGTGCGCCCGAAGGTTTTCCGATCTCGCAGATCGTCAATCTCTTCAAACCGAGTTCCACGACGTCTAACAGCGACCGCAATGACCGTATGCAGGTCGAGCGTGCGGCTGATGACGTTTGGCGTGTGCTCTGTGTCGAAGGGATGTGGTTTCAGGACCTTTTCAACTACGATTTCCGCCGTACCGAGATGTGCGTCATTCCTTACGGCACTCAGGAAGGTGAAATTTCATTTTGCGCATACAATACCGGCGTCGGATGGCGGCAGATCATTGAGGAAATGCACAAAACTGCGTCGCTCTCGGAATGGTACAAAGAGCATGGCCGCCACGATGTCTATGCCAAAGGCCACGA